Proteins from one Archocentrus centrarchus isolate MPI-CPG fArcCen1 chromosome 8, fArcCen1, whole genome shotgun sequence genomic window:
- the LOC115784938 gene encoding uncharacterized protein LOC115784938 isoform X3, which translates to MKDTMKSLFQRHSDNMEQLQEAVLAELENFQDPFSMMASTYIQDSTIQRLFNPVIPEEVVMSQKVCRVNKGQSRVIAIKNRSFYYIPLIRSLEQLLSNSRIFAMINTAPQSCHKDGFLYDIIDGSIYKSHPLFSKEPSALQIILYADEIEICNPLGSHASVNKLFMFYYTLGNIDPKFRSKLAAIRLLAIAKADDIDKCGVDFVLQRINEDLKLLYNGVKIQTQRGSMDLFGAVVSVCGDTLAQHELAGFKEGVGFAYSKCRHCECTFDEMQINFNELSFTKRTMKKHIKQCCEIEKACTDFLKSSLKTTYGINRRSKLIDFPAFDLIQQTPQDIMHIILEGVAPMEIKCVLKHLVLSGQMELDVFNSAMQSFPLSPIDIRDKPCPISVTTLASNDNKLKQSSGQMLILLKIMPFLLNSIEKNEYVQFVLDLIKIVQILFAPILSVQSVFRLKNMIEQHLKQFKKLFPENNIIPKQHYLLHLPAQILHLGPVIRHMCMRFESKHCFFKQWASKLNFRNVCKSLVNHNQLSECCQNELGTEHPIFVHEKELGPVSEVKNPEYIAAKIRDFLGIGGIQHGVKVKWLILNGNKYISEKSLIITSVSDTVPVFGLIKNIFVVDSSLYCFEYQLYETVGFNTDFLAYKIVVPNLAQATEFIDAEKLVDPTSYYPVSFKCSMYVLTKYNLDDVIALKS; encoded by the coding sequence ATGAAGGACACCATGAAGTCGCTCTTTCAAAGACATTCAGACaatatggagcagctacaagagGCAGTATTGGCAGAACTGGAAAATTTTCAAGATCCTTTCTCCATGATGGCTTCCACATACATTCAGGACAGCACAATCCAGAGGCTTTTTAACCCAGTCATACCAGAGGAGGTAGTTATGTCTCAAAAGGTTTGCAGAGTTAACAAAGGACAGTCAAGAGTAATTGCCATCAAAAACAGAAGTTTTTACTATATACCCCTTATTAGGAGCCTTGAACAGTTGTTGTCCAATTCCAGGATTTTTGCCATGATCAACACCGCACCTCAGAGTTGCCACAAAGATGGGTTTTTGTATGACATTATTGATGGGAGCATTTATAAATCCCATCCACTGTTTTCAAAAGAACCTTCTGCTTTACAGATAATTTTGTATGCTGATGAAATAGAGATATGCAATCCTCTTGGGTCACATGcttcagtaaataaattattcatgttttattataCTTTAGGAAACATAGACCCCAAGTTTAGGTCAAAGCTTGCTGCAATCAGACTCCTTGCTATAGCAAAAGCTGATGATATTGACAAATGTGGTGTTGATTTTGTATTACAAAGGATTAATGAAGACTTAAAGTTGCTCTATAATGGTGTCAAAATCCAAACACAGCGTGGTAGCATGGATTTATTTGGTGCTGTAGTTTCGGTCTGTGGTGACACACTTGCCCAACATGAGCTTGCTGGTTTCAAGGAAGGAGTTGGTTTTGCATATAGTAAGTGTAGGCATTGTGAATGTACCTTTGatgaaatgcaaattaattttaatgaacTAAGTTTTACTAAAAGGACAATGAAAAAACATATTaagcagtgctgtgaaataGAAAAGGCTTGCACAGACTTCTTGAAATCATCTCTCAAAACCACCTATGGTATAAACAGAAGAAGCAAGCTGATTGATTTCCCAGCCTTTGACCTCATTCAACAAACACCACAGGATATAATGCACATCATtcttgagggtgttgcacccATGGAAATTAAGTGTGTGCTAAAACACCTTGTTCTCTCTGGACAGATGGAGTTGGATGTGTTCAATTCTGCCATGCAGAGTTTTCCTTTGTCACCAATAGACATACGTGACAAACCCTGCCCTATCAGTGTCACTACCTTGGCATCTAATGacaataaactgaaacagtCCTCGGGGCAAATGCTGATACTGTTGAAGATCATGCCTTTTCTGCTCAACAGTATAGAGAAAAATGAatatgttcagtttgttttggactTAATTAAGATTGTTCAGATACTCTTTGCCCCTATTTTATCTGTACAAAGTGTGTTCAGACTGAAGAATATGATTGAACAGCATTTGAAACAGTTTAAGAAACTTTTTCCTGAGAATAATATAATACCTAAGCAACATTACCTGTTGCATCTCCCTGCTCAGATTCTTCATCTGGGGCCTGTGATAAGGCACATGTGTATGAGATTCGAATCAAagcactgtttttttaaacaatgggcATCTAAATTGAACTTCAGAAATGTCTGTAAGTCACTTGTGAACCATAATCAGCTTTCTGAATGCTGTCAAAATGAATTGGGCACTGAGCATCCAATATTTGTACATGAGAAGGAATTGGGTCCTGTCTCTGAAGTGAAAAATCCTGAGTATATTGCAGCAAAGATAAGAGATTTTTTGGGGATAGGTGGCATACAACATGGAGTCAAAGTAAAATGGCTTATTCTCAATGGGAACAAGTACATAAGTGAAAAGTCTCTAATAATCACCAGTGTGAGTGACACAgttcctgtttttggacttattaaaaacatttttgtggtaGACAGTTCATTATACTGTTTTGAATACCAGCTTTATGAGACTGTGGGCtttaatacagattttttaGCATATAAAATTGTAGTTCCTAATCTCGCCCAAGCAACAGAGTTtatagatgctgaaaagctagttgATCCTACATCATATTATCCAGTCAGTTTCAAATGCAGTATGTATGTTCTGACAAAATATAACCTTGATGATGTCATTGCACTTAAAAGTTGA
- the LOC115784938 gene encoding uncharacterized protein LOC115784938 isoform X1, whose amino-acid sequence MACWRCMICFVFVALTLKSLLSHINKTHSRSPNFRVICGIDGCTEEYRVFNSFYYHIRRTHALYLATGNPPTQWMTAASSDLSHAAGEHFDIPVFSDCATKTQGMQRTDSEVNIPVIPNEMSSPELEDFQTPNTDNQEGAATASENLVRCAAAFTISVRERCHLSQRGVNSIVSGVQQYQTALLSTMKDTMKSLFQRHSDNMEQLQEAVLAELENFQDPFSMMASTYIQDSTIQRLFNPVIPEEVVMSQKVCRVNKGQSRVIAIKNRSFYYIPLIRSLEQLLSNSRIFAMINTAPQSCHKDGFLYDIIDGSIYKSHPLFSKEPSALQIILYADEIEICNPLGSHASVNKLFMFYYTLGNIDPKFRSKLAAIRLLAIAKADDIDKCGVDFVLQRINEDLKLLYNGVKIQTQRGSMDLFGAVVSVCGDTLAQHELAGFKEGVGFAYSKCRHCECTFDEMQINFNELSFTKRTMKKHIKQCCEIEKACTDFLKSSLKTTYGINRRSKLIDFPAFDLIQQTPQDIMHIILEGVAPMEIKCVLKHLVLSGQMELDVFNSAMQSFPLSPIDIRDKPCPISVTTLASNDNKLKQSSGQMLILLKIMPFLLNSIEKNEYVQFVLDLIKIVQILFAPILSVQSVFRLKNMIEQHLKQFKKLFPENNIIPKQHYLLHLPAQILHLGPVIRHMCMRFESKHCFFKQWASKLNFRNVCKSLVNHNQLSECCQNELGTEHPIFVHEKELGPVSEVKNPEYIAAKIRDFLGIGGIQHGVKVKWLILNGNKYISEKSLIITSVSDTVPVFGLIKNIFVVDSSLYCFEYQLYETVGFNTDFLAYKIVVPNLAQATEFIDAEKLVDPTSYYPVSFKCSMYVLTKYNLDDVIALKS is encoded by the exons ATGGCCTGTTGGAGGTGTatgatttgctttgtttttgttgccttAACATTGAAGTCTCTCTTGAGCCATATTAACAAAACACATAGCCGCAGTCCAAACTTCCGAGTCATATGCGGAATAGATGGTTGTACAGAGGAATACAGAGTCTTTAACTCTTTTTACTACCATATCAGACGCACTCATGCTCTGTATCTTGCGACTGGGAACCCTCCTACCCAGTGGATGACAGCAGCATCATCTGACTTATCACATGCTGCAGGTGAACATTTTGACATACCAGTTTTTTCTGACTGTGCCACTAAAACACAAGGAATGCAAAGGACCGACAGTGAGGTCAACATACCTGTCATTCCAAATGAAATGTCAAGTCCGGAGCTTGAGGATTTCCAGACTCCAAATACTGATAATCAG GAAGGAGCTGCTACAGCAAGTGAAAATCTCGTCAGATGTGCAGCTGCATTTACCATCAGTGTCCGGGAAAGATGTCACCTATCCCAG agggGTGTCAACAGTATTGTCTCTGGAGTCCAGCAGTATCAAACTGCTCTTCTCAGTACCATGAAGGACACCATGAAGTCGCTCTTTCAAAGACATTCAGACaatatggagcagctacaagagGCAGTATTGGCAGAACTGGAAAATTTTCAAGATCCTTTCTCCATGATGGCTTCCACATACATTCAGGACAGCACAATCCAGAGGCTTTTTAACCCAGTCATACCAGAGGAGGTAGTTATGTCTCAAAAGGTTTGCAGAGTTAACAAAGGACAGTCAAGAGTAATTGCCATCAAAAACAGAAGTTTTTACTATATACCCCTTATTAGGAGCCTTGAACAGTTGTTGTCCAATTCCAGGATTTTTGCCATGATCAACACCGCACCTCAGAGTTGCCACAAAGATGGGTTTTTGTATGACATTATTGATGGGAGCATTTATAAATCCCATCCACTGTTTTCAAAAGAACCTTCTGCTTTACAGATAATTTTGTATGCTGATGAAATAGAGATATGCAATCCTCTTGGGTCACATGcttcagtaaataaattattcatgttttattataCTTTAGGAAACATAGACCCCAAGTTTAGGTCAAAGCTTGCTGCAATCAGACTCCTTGCTATAGCAAAAGCTGATGATATTGACAAATGTGGTGTTGATTTTGTATTACAAAGGATTAATGAAGACTTAAAGTTGCTCTATAATGGTGTCAAAATCCAAACACAGCGTGGTAGCATGGATTTATTTGGTGCTGTAGTTTCGGTCTGTGGTGACACACTTGCCCAACATGAGCTTGCTGGTTTCAAGGAAGGAGTTGGTTTTGCATATAGTAAGTGTAGGCATTGTGAATGTACCTTTGatgaaatgcaaattaattttaatgaacTAAGTTTTACTAAAAGGACAATGAAAAAACATATTaagcagtgctgtgaaataGAAAAGGCTTGCACAGACTTCTTGAAATCATCTCTCAAAACCACCTATGGTATAAACAGAAGAAGCAAGCTGATTGATTTCCCAGCCTTTGACCTCATTCAACAAACACCACAGGATATAATGCACATCATtcttgagggtgttgcacccATGGAAATTAAGTGTGTGCTAAAACACCTTGTTCTCTCTGGACAGATGGAGTTGGATGTGTTCAATTCTGCCATGCAGAGTTTTCCTTTGTCACCAATAGACATACGTGACAAACCCTGCCCTATCAGTGTCACTACCTTGGCATCTAATGacaataaactgaaacagtCCTCGGGGCAAATGCTGATACTGTTGAAGATCATGCCTTTTCTGCTCAACAGTATAGAGAAAAATGAatatgttcagtttgttttggactTAATTAAGATTGTTCAGATACTCTTTGCCCCTATTTTATCTGTACAAAGTGTGTTCAGACTGAAGAATATGATTGAACAGCATTTGAAACAGTTTAAGAAACTTTTTCCTGAGAATAATATAATACCTAAGCAACATTACCTGTTGCATCTCCCTGCTCAGATTCTTCATCTGGGGCCTGTGATAAGGCACATGTGTATGAGATTCGAATCAAagcactgtttttttaaacaatgggcATCTAAATTGAACTTCAGAAATGTCTGTAAGTCACTTGTGAACCATAATCAGCTTTCTGAATGCTGTCAAAATGAATTGGGCACTGAGCATCCAATATTTGTACATGAGAAGGAATTGGGTCCTGTCTCTGAAGTGAAAAATCCTGAGTATATTGCAGCAAAGATAAGAGATTTTTTGGGGATAGGTGGCATACAACATGGAGTCAAAGTAAAATGGCTTATTCTCAATGGGAACAAGTACATAAGTGAAAAGTCTCTAATAATCACCAGTGTGAGTGACACAgttcctgtttttggacttattaaaaacatttttgtggtaGACAGTTCATTATACTGTTTTGAATACCAGCTTTATGAGACTGTGGGCtttaatacagattttttaGCATATAAAATTGTAGTTCCTAATCTCGCCCAAGCAACAGAGTTtatagatgctgaaaagctagttgATCCTACATCATATTATCCAGTCAGTTTCAAATGCAGTATGTATGTTCTGACAAAATATAACCTTGATGATGTCATTGCACTTAAAAGTTGA
- the LOC115784938 gene encoding uncharacterized protein LOC115784938 isoform X2, giving the protein MQRTDSEVNIPVIPNEMSSPELEDFQTPNTDNQEGAATASENLVRCAAAFTISVRERCHLSQRGVNSIVSGVQQYQTALLSTMKDTMKSLFQRHSDNMEQLQEAVLAELENFQDPFSMMASTYIQDSTIQRLFNPVIPEEVVMSQKVCRVNKGQSRVIAIKNRSFYYIPLIRSLEQLLSNSRIFAMINTAPQSCHKDGFLYDIIDGSIYKSHPLFSKEPSALQIILYADEIEICNPLGSHASVNKLFMFYYTLGNIDPKFRSKLAAIRLLAIAKADDIDKCGVDFVLQRINEDLKLLYNGVKIQTQRGSMDLFGAVVSVCGDTLAQHELAGFKEGVGFAYSKCRHCECTFDEMQINFNELSFTKRTMKKHIKQCCEIEKACTDFLKSSLKTTYGINRRSKLIDFPAFDLIQQTPQDIMHIILEGVAPMEIKCVLKHLVLSGQMELDVFNSAMQSFPLSPIDIRDKPCPISVTTLASNDNKLKQSSGQMLILLKIMPFLLNSIEKNEYVQFVLDLIKIVQILFAPILSVQSVFRLKNMIEQHLKQFKKLFPENNIIPKQHYLLHLPAQILHLGPVIRHMCMRFESKHCFFKQWASKLNFRNVCKSLVNHNQLSECCQNELGTEHPIFVHEKELGPVSEVKNPEYIAAKIRDFLGIGGIQHGVKVKWLILNGNKYISEKSLIITSVSDTVPVFGLIKNIFVVDSSLYCFEYQLYETVGFNTDFLAYKIVVPNLAQATEFIDAEKLVDPTSYYPVSFKCSMYVLTKYNLDDVIALKS; this is encoded by the exons ATGCAAAGGACCGACAGTGAGGTCAACATACCTGTCATTCCAAATGAAATGTCAAGTCCGGAGCTTGAGGATTTCCAGACTCCAAATACTGATAATCAG GAAGGAGCTGCTACAGCAAGTGAAAATCTCGTCAGATGTGCAGCTGCATTTACCATCAGTGTCCGGGAAAGATGTCACCTATCCCAG agggGTGTCAACAGTATTGTCTCTGGAGTCCAGCAGTATCAAACTGCTCTTCTCAGTACCATGAAGGACACCATGAAGTCGCTCTTTCAAAGACATTCAGACaatatggagcagctacaagagGCAGTATTGGCAGAACTGGAAAATTTTCAAGATCCTTTCTCCATGATGGCTTCCACATACATTCAGGACAGCACAATCCAGAGGCTTTTTAACCCAGTCATACCAGAGGAGGTAGTTATGTCTCAAAAGGTTTGCAGAGTTAACAAAGGACAGTCAAGAGTAATTGCCATCAAAAACAGAAGTTTTTACTATATACCCCTTATTAGGAGCCTTGAACAGTTGTTGTCCAATTCCAGGATTTTTGCCATGATCAACACCGCACCTCAGAGTTGCCACAAAGATGGGTTTTTGTATGACATTATTGATGGGAGCATTTATAAATCCCATCCACTGTTTTCAAAAGAACCTTCTGCTTTACAGATAATTTTGTATGCTGATGAAATAGAGATATGCAATCCTCTTGGGTCACATGcttcagtaaataaattattcatgttttattataCTTTAGGAAACATAGACCCCAAGTTTAGGTCAAAGCTTGCTGCAATCAGACTCCTTGCTATAGCAAAAGCTGATGATATTGACAAATGTGGTGTTGATTTTGTATTACAAAGGATTAATGAAGACTTAAAGTTGCTCTATAATGGTGTCAAAATCCAAACACAGCGTGGTAGCATGGATTTATTTGGTGCTGTAGTTTCGGTCTGTGGTGACACACTTGCCCAACATGAGCTTGCTGGTTTCAAGGAAGGAGTTGGTTTTGCATATAGTAAGTGTAGGCATTGTGAATGTACCTTTGatgaaatgcaaattaattttaatgaacTAAGTTTTACTAAAAGGACAATGAAAAAACATATTaagcagtgctgtgaaataGAAAAGGCTTGCACAGACTTCTTGAAATCATCTCTCAAAACCACCTATGGTATAAACAGAAGAAGCAAGCTGATTGATTTCCCAGCCTTTGACCTCATTCAACAAACACCACAGGATATAATGCACATCATtcttgagggtgttgcacccATGGAAATTAAGTGTGTGCTAAAACACCTTGTTCTCTCTGGACAGATGGAGTTGGATGTGTTCAATTCTGCCATGCAGAGTTTTCCTTTGTCACCAATAGACATACGTGACAAACCCTGCCCTATCAGTGTCACTACCTTGGCATCTAATGacaataaactgaaacagtCCTCGGGGCAAATGCTGATACTGTTGAAGATCATGCCTTTTCTGCTCAACAGTATAGAGAAAAATGAatatgttcagtttgttttggactTAATTAAGATTGTTCAGATACTCTTTGCCCCTATTTTATCTGTACAAAGTGTGTTCAGACTGAAGAATATGATTGAACAGCATTTGAAACAGTTTAAGAAACTTTTTCCTGAGAATAATATAATACCTAAGCAACATTACCTGTTGCATCTCCCTGCTCAGATTCTTCATCTGGGGCCTGTGATAAGGCACATGTGTATGAGATTCGAATCAAagcactgtttttttaaacaatgggcATCTAAATTGAACTTCAGAAATGTCTGTAAGTCACTTGTGAACCATAATCAGCTTTCTGAATGCTGTCAAAATGAATTGGGCACTGAGCATCCAATATTTGTACATGAGAAGGAATTGGGTCCTGTCTCTGAAGTGAAAAATCCTGAGTATATTGCAGCAAAGATAAGAGATTTTTTGGGGATAGGTGGCATACAACATGGAGTCAAAGTAAAATGGCTTATTCTCAATGGGAACAAGTACATAAGTGAAAAGTCTCTAATAATCACCAGTGTGAGTGACACAgttcctgtttttggacttattaaaaacatttttgtggtaGACAGTTCATTATACTGTTTTGAATACCAGCTTTATGAGACTGTGGGCtttaatacagattttttaGCATATAAAATTGTAGTTCCTAATCTCGCCCAAGCAACAGAGTTtatagatgctgaaaagctagttgATCCTACATCATATTATCCAGTCAGTTTCAAATGCAGTATGTATGTTCTGACAAAATATAACCTTGATGATGTCATTGCACTTAAAAGTTGA
- the LOC115784939 gene encoding uncharacterized protein LOC115784939, with protein MDGLDDVTVSVLNAANIDEVLIHTLSRDDLRDLFPGPENFLRRKQLWAHLHKEEDYSTLPDKAGPGEAGTRSSPKGTPPSPQTSTPLVKKTPEKTLQLPSPPEYVIYTDGELELARKHYFEMACTGREGEAAMSKELRCRLVRNTVTSMISILRASRQGEELRYPSKYDVTAMAKKLVEYYPMLQDNDLPAKYTSMYSYLQKRILNIKSPRKRQGPTPERGRSKKRRHIEFSPSDQGEDDDADSSGGSTILLPPVSSSDGDSSVNMDSLATQARHYKTLQDLYKKPKPNRDAVCQILDLEFQSRRAFIDSDVLKEEDRPTKILEAYPGFKELHNVMDELRRILDKNNNKFITEVKARWEDFCSMVQFYGLWKKVLKPPMNQNRVECNIALFRALPTLFPSPTAPPKKLGHASEALLHVLQPTEDPAIYLQRRSLFSPVLLFDGSHCIMAIGTTPITTFAEEDLRQGLLYLMAYYYTLHLTYPKCVATLLSVIQTEVLKDSIHERDTTSSYKKAMAEWKAFIQE; from the exons ATGGATGGACTAGATGATGTTACAGTATCAGTTCTAAATG CTGCCAACATAGATGAGGTTTTAATCCACACCCTCAGTCGTGATGATTTAAGAGATCTTTTTCCTGGTCCAGAAAACTTTCTCAGGAGGAAACAGTTGTGGGCTCATCTTCACAAAGAG GAGGACTATTCCACCTTACCAGACAAAGCTGGCCCTGGTGAAGCAGGAACTAGGTCTTCACCTAAAGGAACACCTCCATCTCCCCAGACATCCACTCCTTTGGTAAAGAAAACCCCAGAGAAGACTCTACAGCTTCCCAGTCCTCCTGAATATGTGATCTATACAGATGGTGAGCTGGAACTAGCTCGGAAACACTATTTTGAGATGGCCTGCACTGGTAGAGAGGGAGAAGCTGCCATGTCCAAAGAGCTGAGATGCAGGCTGGTGAGAAACACTGTCACCAGCATGATTTCAATCTTGAGAGCAAGTCGACAAGGAGAGGAGTTACGATACCCGTCCAAGTACGATGTTACTGCCATGGCTAAGAAACTAGTGGAGTATTATCCCATGCTACAGGATAACGACTTACCTGCCAAATAT ACGAGCATGTACAGTTATCTTCAGAAGAGGATCCTGAATATTAAGTCCCCTCGAAAGAGGCAGGGTCCCACACCAGAGAGGGGCCGTTCAAAAAAAAGGCGCCACATTGAGTTCTCACCAAGTGACCagggagaagatgatgatgCAGATTCAAGTGGCGGATCAACGATTCTTTTGCCACCAGTGAGCAGTTCTGATGGCGACAGTTCAG TCAACATGGATAGTCTAGCAACACAGGCCAGGCATTACAAGACTCTGCAGGACCTGTATAAGAAGCCAAAACCCAACCGAGATGCTGTTTGCCAAATTCTTGACCTCGAGTTTCAATCAAGAAGAGCCTTCATTGACAGCGATgttctgaaagaagaagatagGCCAACAAAGATTCTAGAGGCATATCCAGGTTTCAAGGAGCTTCACAAT GTGATGGATGAGCTACGGCGGATCCTGgataagaacaacaacaaattcaTAACTGAAGTAAAGGCAAGATGGGAGGACTTCTGCTCCATGGTTCAGTTTTATGGTCTTTGGAAGAAGGTGTTAAAGCCACCGATGAACCAAAATAGAG TGGAATGCAACATCGCCCTGTTTAGGGCACTCCCCACACTCTTCCCCTCACCAACTGCGCCACCCAAGAAGCTGGGACATGCCAGTGAGGCATTGCTTCATGTCCTTCAG cCAACAGAAGATCCAGCCATCTACCTTCAGAGGAGATCTCTCTTCAGCCCTGTTTTGCTCTTTGATGGGTCCCACTGTATTATGGCAATTGGAACCACACCCATCACCACATTTGCTGAAGAAGACCTCCGTCAAGGTTTGCTGTATCTGATGGCATACTACTACACCTTGCATCTCACATATCCAAAGTGTGTGGCAACCCTTCTGtctgtcattcagactgaagtGTTAAAGGACAGTATCCATGAGCGAGACACCACAAGCTCATACAAAAAAGCCATGGCAGAGTGGAAGGCTTTTATTCAGGAGTAG